CTGTACTACCTCCATCTCAGCGTCATCAAGATAGCCAACAGTGAGTTTGGTGATGTCAACATGAAATGGATCACCCAAAGCAACCTCGCGAGATGACGGATCACCCGCATCCTTTCCACGAATTGCGTCTAATACAATAGCACAATCTACTGCACTTCTGCAGAAAGGTCCCAGCTTGTCCTGCAATTTAGACTCATATATTCATCATTCAAAGATCGACAGGAATCTGAAAATGCCAACAAAGAGTtcgcatataaataccaaactcTCAGAAATGCTCATGACATCAGTTCGTGCAACTGTTCCAAATGTTGGGCGCAATGCAGTTACTCCGCATCTAGCAGCTGGATATGTTATGGATCCTGCAGTTTCTGAACCAATTGCGAATGGAACCATTCCTAATGCAGTGCAAAATCACAGCATTCAGTAAATAGTTTATAAATTTCTAGGTTCACACATACATGTCATATAAACTAACCTGCAGAGGTGCTAGCCGCTGGACCTGCCGACGAGCCAGTAGAGAATTCCTCGATGTTCCAGGGGTTTCGTGTCCTTCCCCCaaaccatatatcatcataggcAAGCGAGCCTGTGACAAGCTTCGCTACAAGGACTGCTCCAGCCGACTTCAATCTGAAGGAGGATGGCAGACATTAAAGATAGTAACTGCTCCccccatcccaaattataagactttctagcttttctagatacatagcttttgctacgcaTCTAGATAtccattatgtctagatacatagtaaaagctatgtatatagaaaagctagaacatcttataatttggaacagagggagtagcaaTCTAGCCCTGATATCACGAGGTAGCCTAAAATATGATACATAAACTGGAAAAAAAAGAACAAACCTTTTGTACACGTACGCTTCACTATCAATGACTTGGTTCTTAAACGTCCTTGAGCCCCAAGTGGTCTTGTAGTGTGGTACAGCAATTATATCTTTGAGGCCATATGGAATGCCATGCAAAGGACCTGGTGTCAGGATTTGTCAGTGTGAATTTTTAGCATAAGTGCAAAACATCGGCTAAGGAGTAAACACTCAGTTTGAATACCCTAGTATTCATATAATGGCATAATTAACCCTACAGAGAAAAAAAGACACTAGTCAACAATTTTACACCACGGATTCTCAGGCAGTCAGTCTATTAGTCATATGAGCACAAACTTCAAGTGGACTTGAAATAGAATGTACTCAAATAGGACCCCGATGAAAATCAGCTGCAATGAGAAGCTATGTATACAAGAAATAATTCTAAATGAACCTGAGGGAAAAGGTACAAGTACTGCCAATAGTAGATAATGCTTTAGAAGCTCAGGCtgattagctatatatataccaAGATATTTTCCTTGTGCCAGCAAGTCATCTGCTTCCTTGGCTTGTTTGTATGCTAAATCTTCAGTATATGTAACAACAGCTTCCAGAACAGGATTGTACCTGATAGATATATCAAGGAGTTGCATTACTAAAATATGTTAATTGTGAGCCACATGCTGCATTCACACAAAATCCTATGAAGAATGCACGGAAGACAGAAACATATATATTGACCTCTTTAATCTCCTCAGGAATATATCTGTAAGTTCACATGATGTTATTTGCTTTGTCCTAATAAGCTCTCCGAGCTCGATTACCTGACATATGGATATTGCTTATTGTTTTGAGAAGGGATAGTTTTTAATAATCAACATGTGACACAAGATGGTTCAGAAAACTGACCGACATAAATGCAATATCTTCATCATTAGTTGGACGATGTACAGAAGGCGCACGAGGGTACTTGAAACTTCTAGTCTCACTTGTCATGCTGTCACTGCTCCATGATGATTTAAAGAGTAGAACAGAAGGGTTATGCAAACCACCATTCTCTGACGCGACCAATTTCCGATTTTCTCTGAATGCAGGTACATTGAATTCCTTTGCACCATCTTCCATCTCACGTAGCTACAAGCAAGGAAAGCAGCATGCACTAAAAAGCAACATTAACATATTACTTCATGTGGATATAAAAAAAATAGTTCATATATACTTTTGAATCATTGAAGAAATCAGCATCAaaatacttcatggaatcctttaAAGCAATGACATCGCTAACTGGTTCTTTCTTCAGAACATCTTTTGCAGAAACAAATTGCTTCGTTTCCTGAAAAAGAACAGGACAAAGTGATGGTCCAACGCTCCAAGATAAATTGCTTTGCAGAAATAAATAGCATCAGATTTAAGTATTTAACAGTAAGAAAAGTCGTGCCTTCCAAATCTTGTGGTATTTGGAAACAAGAGTATACGAGGGACACCTCCCACTGTTTGGTAAGGGCAACCATTTACATTTTGATGGCCACGCCTGAGTACCACAACAAATAAACATAAACAATAGCGATATAAGAGGTTTGATGAGATGAGGCTGTACATGAACTACTTATGATCTTAAGATTTGGCACCTGACATTGAGAACAAAAACTAATCTTAAATTCAAATGCAAACGAAGTTTAATGAGTACATCAATGATTACTGTAGTTAGAATAATCTTTTATTATGTTTTAAATCAGTTGAAGCTGTTAATTTGATCATTTATATCAACATAGAACTCTTTAGTCATGGCCTTTCTGCATAAATGCTGAGATATGGCCCACGAACAGATGTAGTTAGAAACCTTACAGGGCCACTTATCATCAATATAAAATTTGGCACCTGACGTTCAGAAAACTAAATCTTtacaaaatatggttgatgtgaTACAAGAACTTATGTAGCACTATAAATTCATAACCACTTGGTACCATGAAATGTATAACCACTATAGCTTGTATATCAATGGAAACTATCCGATTCACTCTTGTAAGTCTATA
This sequence is a window from Miscanthus floridulus cultivar M001 chromosome 10, ASM1932011v1, whole genome shotgun sequence. Protein-coding genes within it:
- the LOC136486878 gene encoding uncharacterized protein isoform X1 is translated as MPYVLVCSANSAVSSGQYSSTDPAGQAAAAAAASLRCPGCPAPFSLLPPAPPRGPARGRQVSGMRPPRPPQPTPPPSSRPLHLLVVVPVLCFAAILTPAAAAAVAAAATGDTGGAGGEGGVIRTRTAAVARSAMAWPSKCKWLPLPNSGRCPSYTLVSKYHKIWKETKQFVSAKDVLKKEPVSDVIALKDSMKYFDADFFNDSKLREMEDGAKEFNVPAFRENRKLVASENGGLHNPSVLLFKSSWSSDSMTSETRSFKYPRAPSVHRPTNDEDIAFMSVIELGELIRTKQITSCELTDIFLRRLKRYNPVLEAVVTYTEDLAYKQAKEADDLLAQGKYLGPLHGIPYGLKDIIAVPHYKTTWGSRTFKNQVIDSEAYVYKRLKSAGAVLVAKLVTGSLAYDDIWFGGRTRNPWNIEEFSTGSSAGPAASTSAGMVPFAIGSETAGSITYPAARCGVTALRPTFGTVARTDVMSISESLDKLGPFCRSAVDCAIVLDAIRGKDAGDPSSREVALGDPFHVDITKLTVGYLDDAEMEVVHVLSSKGVKLVPFKLNYTVESVQSILNITMDTDMLAHFDNWQREGHDDDYEAQDQWPVELRRARLIPAVDYIQAQRARGKLIREIKDSFTVDAFVGNVTDWERVCLGNLVGMPVVVVPTGLKSIEDPPKGGTKRRTTVTTGIYAPPDHDHIALALAMAYQSVTNHNKQRPPIDDLGPNDGIHR
- the LOC136486878 gene encoding uncharacterized protein isoform X2 — translated: MPYVLVCSANSAVSSGQYSSTDPAGQAAAAAAASLRCPGCPAPFSLLPPAPPRGPARGRQVSGMRPPRPPQPTPPPSSRPLHLLVVVPVLCFAAILTPAAAAAVAAAATGDTGGAGGEGGVIRTRTAAVARSAMETKQFVSAKDVLKKEPVSDVIALKDSMKYFDADFFNDSKLREMEDGAKEFNVPAFRENRKLVASENGGLHNPSVLLFKSSWSSDSMTSETRSFKYPRAPSVHRPTNDEDIAFMSVIELGELIRTKQITSCELTDIFLRRLKRYNPVLEAVVTYTEDLAYKQAKEADDLLAQGKYLGPLHGIPYGLKDIIAVPHYKTTWGSRTFKNQVIDSEAYVYKRLKSAGAVLVAKLVTGSLAYDDIWFGGRTRNPWNIEEFSTGSSAGPAASTSAGMVPFAIGSETAGSITYPAARCGVTALRPTFGTVARTDVMSISESLDKLGPFCRSAVDCAIVLDAIRGKDAGDPSSREVALGDPFHVDITKLTVGYLDDAEMEVVHVLSSKGVKLVPFKLNYTVESVQSILNITMDTDMLAHFDNWQREGHDDDYEAQDQWPVELRRARLIPAVDYIQAQRARGKLIREIKDSFTVDAFVGNVTDWERVCLGNLVGMPVVVVPTGLKSIEDPPKGGTKRRTTVTTGIYAPPDHDHIALALAMAYQSVTNHNKQRPPIDDLGPNDGIHR